A window of the Fulvia fulva chromosome 3, complete sequence genome harbors these coding sequences:
- a CDS encoding putative protein phosphatase 2C 80 produces MLTLRLTISAPRAVSLATASPCISTTRAFWTLTARHEEAEPSTIISSSKKRERSRDPQAGLATPAPDEARDKKSASPFYFSAGYAGWAKRPSRPFPPPFFSPPSGSFSDPLSTHHRSIDRRPKVDGQMIRGVTNGDDAILVSDSLICANDGVGQWAQRERGHAPLWSRLIAHFWALAAERDLYGQVHEEGEGGKGKGEPDMIRYLAEAYERAKEALSEPNEWHGTTTASAALLHWIDGPEGQHPMLYVTQLGDCKILVVRPKKDTEGEGDVIFASQEQYHYFDCPRQLGTNSPDTPEENGVLDRVELFEDDLVLAMSDGVTDNLWQEEIADYAVAGLKSYKEKHSDDDGAEAMKYVAQEIVLNARKIAEDPFAASPFMEKAVEEGLAIEGGKIDDISVVVAMCKRRDGQG; encoded by the coding sequence ATGCTCACACTGCGGCTGACCATCTCCGCTCCCCGAGCAGTGTCATTAGCGACAGCCTCACCATGCATTTCCACCACACGAGCCTTCTGGACCCTCACAGCGAGACATGAAGAAGCAGAGCCATCGACCATCATCAGTAGCAGCAAGAAGCGTGAACGGTCCCGCGATCCTCAGGCCGGCCTCGCGACACCCGCCCCAGACGAAGCCCGCGATAAGAAGAGCGCCTCACCTTTCTACTTCTCCGCAGGCTACGCAGGATGGGCGAAACGCCCCTCACGACCCTTCCCGCCTCCATTCTTCTCTCCGCCCAGCGGCTCCTTCTCCGATCCCCTGTCGACACACCACCGATCGATCGATCGCCGACCGAAGGTAGACGGACAGATGATTCGTGGTGTTACCAACGGCGACGATGCGATCCTGGTCAGTGATAGTCTCATCTGCGCCAACGATGGGGTGGGACAGTGGGCGCAGCGAGAAAGAGGACATGCGCCGCTCTGGAGCAGGCTGATAGCGCATTTTTGGGCCTTGGCTGCTGAGCGAGATCTGTACGGACAAGTACATGAAGAGGGAGAAGGTGGAAAGGGCAAAGGCGAGCCAGATATGATCAGATACCTCGCAGAAGCCTATGAGAGGGCCAAAGAGGCGCTGAGTGAGCCGAACGAGTGGCACGGGACGACAACCGCGAGCGCAGCACTTCTCCACTGGATCGATGGACCGGAAGGGCAACATCCAATGCTATACGTAACACAGCTGGGCGACTGTAAGATACTCGTCGTAAGACCGAAGAAAGACACCGAAGGAGAAGGCGATGTCATCTTCGCCAGCCAAGAGCAATACCACTACTTTGACTGCCCTCGCCAACTTGGCACGAATTCGCCTGACACACCCGAAGAAAACGGCGTTTTAGACCGCGTAGAGCTGTTTGAGGACGACCTGGTCCTAGCCATGAGCGACGGTGTCACGGATAATCTGTGGCAAGAGGAGATTGCGGACTATGCCGTAGCAGGATTGAAGAGCTACAAAGAGAAGCACAGCGATGATGATGGAGCTGAGGCGATGAAGTATGTCGCGCAAGAAATTGTGCTCAATGCAAGGAAGATTGCGGAAGATCCATTTGCGGCGAGTCCGTTCATGGAAAAGGCCGTGGAGGAGGGACTGGCAATTGAAGGTGGCAAGATTGACGATATTAGTGTGGTCGTGGCCATGTGTAAGAGGAGGGATGGGCAGGGATGA